One stretch of Chryseobacterium fluminis DNA includes these proteins:
- the trxA gene encoding thioredoxin, which produces MALEITDSSFQEVLKSDKPVLVDFWAVWCGPCRTLGPIIEEVATDFEGKAVVGKVDVDNNQEISMQYGIRNIPTVLIFKGGEVVDKIVGVAPKEVIAEKLSAHL; this is translated from the coding sequence ATGGCTTTAGAAATTACAGATAGCTCATTTCAGGAGGTTTTAAAATCAGACAAACCGGTATTGGTAGACTTTTGGGCAGTATGGTGCGGACCTTGCAGAACATTGGGACCTATCATTGAAGAAGTTGCTACTGACTTTGAAGGAAAAGCGGTAGTTGGAAAAGTAGATGTAGACAACAATCAGGAAATTTCTATGCAATATGGTATCAGAAACATTCCTACGGTTCTAATTTTTAAGGGCGGTGAGGTTGTTGATAAGATTGTTGGAGTAGCTCCAAAAGAAGTGATCGCAGAGAAATTAAGCGCACACTTATAA
- a CDS encoding GIY-YIG nuclease family protein: protein MFCVYILYSPSRNVYYKGFSEDVEKRLGYHLNSSGKYTSGTDDWKIVYVQKFELKSAALREEKRLKKLNRASIERLIKG, encoded by the coding sequence ATGTTTTGCGTTTATATTCTATACTCTCCGTCCAGAAATGTTTATTACAAGGGTTTTTCAGAAGATGTTGAAAAACGCCTGGGGTATCATTTAAATTCCAGTGGAAAATATACTTCCGGGACTGATGACTGGAAGATTGTCTATGTTCAGAAATTTGAATTGAAGTCTGCAGCTTTACGGGAAGAGAAACGTTTAAAGAAATTAAACAGAGCGTCTATAGAAAGGCTCATAAAGGGATAG
- a CDS encoding phage integrase SAM-like domain and Arm DNA-binding domain-containing protein, with protein sequence MNKTFNLLFYLKKAKANTKGEVPIYMRITIDGKISEVSTKRTILPSKWNSQAQSVKGSSEECKSLNFYLKTFEQKVYDTYHKMIRDGELLSSELLKNKLLGKDQKNRMLVTIFQNHNDRMEKLVGKEYAKGTLTRYKTCLSHTKEFLEWKYNISDIDIRKINYAFLNDFEFFLRTEKSCSNNTAVKYIKNFGKIIRICLAHGWVEKDPFINYDSKFDEVTRIFLNDQ encoded by the coding sequence ATGAATAAGACATTCAATCTACTTTTTTATCTTAAAAAAGCTAAAGCCAACACTAAGGGAGAAGTGCCTATCTATATGAGAATTACGATTGACGGCAAAATTTCTGAGGTAAGTACAAAACGAACCATATTACCTTCGAAATGGAACTCTCAAGCTCAAAGTGTGAAAGGATCTTCAGAAGAATGTAAATCTCTTAATTTCTATCTTAAAACGTTTGAACAGAAAGTTTATGATACCTATCACAAAATGATAAGGGATGGAGAGTTATTAAGCAGCGAGCTCCTTAAGAACAAACTATTGGGAAAAGATCAAAAGAATCGAATGTTGGTCACTATATTTCAAAACCATAATGATAGAATGGAGAAGTTAGTGGGGAAGGAGTATGCCAAAGGAACGTTAACTCGTTATAAAACTTGCTTAAGCCATACCAAAGAATTTTTAGAATGGAAGTATAATATTTCTGATATTGATATTAGAAAAATTAACTATGCTTTTCTCAATGATTTTGAATTTTTTCTACGAACTGAAAAATCCTGTAGTAATAATACGGCTGTAAAGTATATTAAGAATTTTGGAAAGATCATAAGAATTTGTTTGGCTCATGGTTGGGTGGAAAAGGACCCATTTATAAATTATGATTCAAAATTTGATGAAGTAACAAGAATATTTCTCAATGATCAGTAG
- a CDS encoding site-specific integrase, whose protein sequence is MNVGLDGARWIFTKRQKTKTTSNIPLLTQAEYIFEKYKNHPSCVNRGRLIPILSNQKMNAYLKEIADLCGINKELTYHIARHTFATTITLSNGVPIESVSKMLGTQKHENHSALCKNT, encoded by the coding sequence ATTAATGTTGGATTAGATGGAGCTCGTTGGATTTTTACCAAACGACAAAAAACGAAAACAACCTCTAACATTCCATTGCTCACTCAAGCTGAATACATTTTCGAAAAATATAAGAATCATCCGTCTTGTGTAAATAGAGGAAGATTGATTCCTATTCTCAGTAATCAAAAAATGAACGCTTATCTGAAAGAAATTGCCGATCTGTGCGGTATTAATAAAGAATTAACCTATCATATAGCACGTCACACTTTTGCAACAACAATTACTTTGTCAAATGGAGTTCCTATTGAGAGTGTAAGTAAAATGCTGGGGACACAAAAACATGAGAACCACTCAGCATTATGCAAAAATACTTGA
- a CDS encoding GLPGLI family protein, with translation MKKIFTLIFIIIYGSAISQTHRFIYELAIQKNGEVNKTNMVLDIDKNHVKFYDYEFLQIDSLRKKNGEDIQTNSEVDQLILRRTNSSENKSFHTHTYDYFVITSKDKIDWKLQKETKKVDNFTLQKASTNFGGRKWTAWFSSEIPFQEGPYKFTGLSGLIFEICDSENIFHYSLIKSLNLPETFDTNSFLETHYGKKPISVSLKQYQKIKLDYYTNIVEVLQSFAKKGGTIDSEQSLSTPEEISRKRKSLQDNIKKYYLPIEKDNAIPYP, from the coding sequence ATGAAAAAAATATTTACACTTATCTTTATTATTATCTATGGCTCTGCAATCTCTCAAACACATAGATTTATCTATGAATTGGCAATTCAAAAGAATGGGGAAGTTAACAAAACCAACATGGTACTCGATATTGACAAAAATCATGTCAAATTCTATGACTATGAGTTTCTTCAGATTGACTCTCTCCGGAAAAAAAATGGAGAGGATATACAAACTAATTCTGAAGTAGATCAATTGATATTAAGACGAACCAATAGTTCAGAGAATAAATCTTTTCATACACACACATATGACTACTTTGTTATAACATCAAAAGATAAGATAGATTGGAAATTGCAAAAGGAAACAAAAAAGGTCGACAATTTTACACTTCAAAAAGCAAGTACAAACTTTGGCGGAAGGAAATGGACAGCTTGGTTTAGTTCTGAAATTCCATTTCAGGAAGGGCCTTATAAATTTACAGGCTTATCTGGGTTAATCTTTGAAATATGTGATTCTGAAAATATATTTCATTATTCTTTAATAAAAAGCCTTAATCTTCCTGAAACATTTGACACAAATAGTTTTTTAGAAACCCATTATGGAAAAAAACCAATATCTGTATCACTAAAGCAATATCAAAAAATCAAATTAGATTATTATACTAACATTGTTGAGGTTCTTCAGAGTTTTGCTAAAAAAGGAGGCACAATAGATTCAGAACAAAGTCTAAGTACCCCTGAAGAAATTAGTAGAAAAAGAAAAAGTTTACAAGACAACATAAAAAAATACTATTTACCAATTGAGAAAGATAATGCAATCCCTTATCCTTAG
- the lepB gene encoding signal peptidase I, whose protein sequence is MWIMKKKVIFFILFLLVLIVLRLFFVEVYTINQSSMKNTYENGDRVLILKNLYTLKQNDIVIFRWNKENLIKRCIGLPGDSIKIINGKIYLNNKFVSPPSSVILKYSSGIDIFTKADIYYNFGRNWTPYNMGAYKIPQKGMKIKLTPEIVSLYQNLINSEINNNLNLTNNKNWKNNKYYTFQNDHYFLIGDNRAGSIDSRTFGPINILDLKGKVIISL, encoded by the coding sequence ATGTGGATTATGAAGAAAAAGGTAATATTTTTTATTCTCTTTCTCTTAGTATTAATAGTACTCAGATTATTTTTTGTAGAAGTATATACTATTAATCAGAGTTCAATGAAAAATACATATGAAAATGGAGATAGAGTTCTGATTTTAAAAAATTTATACACATTAAAGCAGAATGATATTGTAATTTTTAGATGGAACAAAGAAAACCTCATAAAACGTTGTATTGGCCTGCCGGGAGACTCGATTAAAATAATAAATGGTAAAATATACTTAAATAATAAATTTGTTTCTCCTCCGTCAAGTGTCATCTTAAAATATAGTTCAGGTATCGATATATTTACTAAGGCTGACATTTATTATAATTTTGGTAGAAACTGGACTCCCTATAATATGGGAGCATACAAAATACCCCAAAAGGGTATGAAAATTAAATTAACCCCAGAAATAGTCTCTTTATACCAAAATTTAATCAATTCTGAAATAAATAATAATTTAAATTTAACCAACAACAAAAACTGGAAGAATAATAAATATTATACATTTCAAAATGACCATTACTTTCTTATAGGAGACAATAGAGCAGGTTCCATAGACTCTCGAACTTTTGGGCCTATCAATATTTTAGATTTAAAAGGAAAAGTAATCATTAGTTTATGA
- a CDS encoding BF3164 family lipoprotein: MLKFSNLVPVFFTFLFISCSNEDPKLIEYKINDAKSSISIFQTSKSNTNKIVLHPINIHGIFTDIIAEDSLLICGNLRDPKLINLYSLKTGKLLNEIIIRGTGSNEGLSVAKLSIESNSFSSIWAYDITLSKFFKISKDHSVNSKNYIPEKEFILGKELKNIISPNIINDSLILATTFSFDDNRYLYANTEKIIKKVGTLPDVTNGDMLLDRPNTKFPNKAFIFKAISIKHPTENKVAVFYNRADRAEFYANDKLIKILHSQENFGPIMTVTKLEKGFSIEENEKTKYAYLSIASNKKYIYGLYSGNYEGRTTSNRILIFNWDGKFIKEVILDREVSKINIDSKNSILYCYDDKEANIFSATLNF, from the coding sequence ATGCTAAAATTCTCGAATCTTGTTCCTGTTTTCTTTACTTTCTTATTCATATCATGCAGTAATGAAGATCCAAAATTAATTGAATACAAAATCAATGATGCAAAATCATCTATTTCTATATTTCAAACTTCGAAAAGTAATACTAATAAAATAGTTCTACATCCAATAAATATCCACGGGATTTTTACTGATATTATAGCTGAAGATAGTTTATTAATATGTGGTAATTTAAGGGATCCTAAACTTATTAATTTATATTCATTGAAAACAGGAAAATTATTGAATGAAATAATTATACGTGGTACAGGTTCGAATGAAGGATTATCGGTAGCAAAATTATCCATAGAAAGTAATTCTTTTTCTTCCATATGGGCTTATGATATAACTTTAAGCAAATTTTTTAAAATTAGTAAAGATCATTCGGTAAATTCTAAAAATTATATTCCTGAGAAGGAGTTTATTCTCGGTAAAGAATTAAAAAATATAATTTCACCCAATATTATTAATGATAGCTTGATATTGGCAACAACATTTTCATTCGATGATAACCGATATCTATATGCTAATACTGAGAAAATTATCAAAAAAGTGGGAACGCTTCCAGATGTTACTAATGGTGATATGCTCCTTGACCGTCCAAATACTAAATTTCCCAATAAAGCATTTATATTTAAAGCAATAAGTATTAAGCACCCAACTGAAAATAAAGTTGCTGTTTTTTATAATAGAGCTGACAGAGCCGAATTTTATGCAAATGATAAATTAATAAAAATATTACATAGCCAAGAAAATTTCGGTCCAATTATGACGGTTACAAAGCTTGAAAAGGGATTTTCCATTGAGGAAAATGAAAAAACCAAATATGCTTATTTATCCATTGCCTCTAATAAAAAATATATTTATGGTTTGTATTCTGGAAATTATGAAGGGAGAACAACATCAAATAGAATTTTGATATTCAATTGGGATGGTAAATTTATTAAAGAAGTGATTTTAGATAGGGAGGTAAGCAAAATAAATATTGATAGTAAAAACAGTATACTTTATTGCTATGATGACAAGGAGGCAAACATTTTTTCAGCAACATTAAATTTCTAA
- a CDS encoding AraC family transcriptional regulator, translated as MRSIFIFLFILSYARLLSLQSSPLDSLSKYSYLDLEAKFYGFDQIDKIKEAQLIAQYYLQKAKTEKNIDKIEEGYVLMYFNETLPKALKYLDSLQSITRLSKKNTYPARVYLLKGNLFFRFDHGKEALDNYILGLKYAKEKGNKRQIAFADISIAYLNNYIGKHSEAAKKLRHYLFNAPYLSESELSDIHLNLTSTYLDLEKMDSAQVFINEGLVTSKSKDNIYRYNEYLSLLGLYQLKQKKYQEAIINLSKCKEYLIKAQANALSISYATLYLGKSYAGLGQKEKAVESFIAIDSIFQKTNNTFPELRETYSYLIQYFKEKNDKEKQLYYIDSFLKVHEKLDSQFRYIAKELPKQYDVPNLIKEKENIISNLKNRKKVYYLLIGVLILLLLFVIYLFYRSKKSEKKYRKIAQELLQSVYEKPKIERSKDSVLNNSSSSIQPNDIEDKVIRVTSEDIAQEILEELNAFETNELFLQKDITLNSLAKQIRTNSRYLSEVINIYKGKNFATYLNDLRIDYAIRRLANDKRFRSYKIPFIAEGLGYNNEQAFAMAFKKRTGTPVSIYLKEIEKMKDLV; from the coding sequence ATGAGAAGTATATTTATTTTTCTGTTTATTTTATCCTATGCCCGTTTACTATCTTTGCAAAGTAGTCCGCTCGATTCCTTAAGTAAATATTCATATTTAGATTTAGAAGCTAAGTTTTATGGTTTTGATCAGATTGATAAAATAAAAGAAGCTCAATTAATTGCTCAATACTATCTTCAAAAAGCAAAAACAGAAAAAAATATTGACAAAATTGAGGAAGGTTATGTTTTGATGTATTTTAACGAAACTTTACCAAAAGCTTTAAAATATCTGGATAGCTTACAATCGATAACAAGACTCTCAAAGAAAAATACTTATCCAGCACGTGTTTACTTACTTAAGGGTAATTTATTTTTTAGATTTGATCATGGAAAAGAAGCTTTAGACAATTATATATTAGGATTAAAATATGCAAAAGAAAAGGGGAATAAACGACAAATAGCCTTTGCAGACATAAGTATTGCATATTTGAATAATTATATTGGTAAACACAGTGAAGCAGCAAAGAAGTTAAGACATTATTTATTTAATGCTCCATATCTTAGTGAAAGTGAATTGAGTGACATTCATCTAAATCTTACGAGTACATACTTAGATCTTGAAAAAATGGACTCTGCCCAAGTATTTATAAATGAAGGCTTGGTGACCTCCAAAAGTAAGGATAATATATATCGTTATAATGAATATTTGTCTTTATTAGGGTTATATCAGCTAAAACAAAAGAAATATCAAGAAGCTATCATTAACTTAAGTAAATGCAAAGAATATTTAATTAAGGCACAAGCAAATGCTTTAAGTATAAGTTATGCTACATTATATTTAGGAAAATCCTATGCTGGTCTGGGACAAAAAGAAAAAGCAGTGGAAAGTTTTATAGCTATAGATTCTATTTTCCAAAAGACAAATAATACTTTTCCTGAGCTTCGGGAAACATATTCATACCTTATACAATATTTTAAAGAAAAGAATGATAAAGAAAAGCAACTTTATTATATTGATAGTTTTTTAAAAGTACATGAAAAACTAGATTCTCAGTTTAGATATATAGCAAAAGAACTTCCTAAACAATACGATGTTCCTAATCTTATTAAGGAAAAAGAAAATATTATTTCTAATTTAAAAAATAGAAAGAAAGTTTATTACCTGTTGATTGGAGTCTTGATACTTCTTCTTTTATTTGTGATTTATCTATTTTATCGATCAAAAAAGTCAGAAAAGAAATATCGAAAAATAGCCCAGGAATTACTTCAATCAGTTTATGAGAAACCTAAAATTGAGAGAAGTAAAGATAGTGTTCTGAACAACTCTTCCTCTTCTATACAACCTAATGATATTGAGGATAAAGTAATTAGAGTTACTTCTGAAGATATTGCTCAGGAAATATTAGAAGAATTAAATGCTTTTGAAACAAATGAACTTTTCCTTCAAAAAGACATAACCCTGAATAGTTTAGCAAAACAAATAAGAACTAATTCGCGATATTTATCCGAAGTTATAAATATTTACAAAGGAAAAAATTTTGCGACTTATTTGAATGATTTACGTATAGATTATGCAATAAGAAGATTGGCAAATGATAAAAGGTTTCGTTCCTATAAAATACCTTTTATTGCAGAGGGATTAGGGTATAACAATGAACAGGCTTTTGCCATGGCATTCAAAAAAAGAACAGGAACTCCTGTTAGTATTTATTTAAAAGAAATTGAAAAAATGAAAGATTTAGTTTAG
- a CDS encoding beta-propeller domain-containing protein, whose amino-acid sequence MDEYFGTKIVDSYRNLEVNDALTMNWMKSQTDYTNAVLGKIPNWDNYLKTRLTLDKKQGYSVSDLRITSNDKYFYLKRNAGEKTSKIYYRLGFKGKEELLYDPSSFVSSYKDVTDHEQKLGAMQKVERV is encoded by the coding sequence ATTGATGAATATTTTGGTACTAAAATCGTTGATAGTTACAGGAACCTGGAAGTAAATGATGCATTAACGATGAATTGGATGAAATCACAGACAGATTACACTAACGCTGTTTTAGGAAAAATTCCAAATTGGGATAACTATTTAAAGACAAGATTAACGTTGGATAAAAAACAAGGATATTCTGTATCTGATTTAAGAATTACAAGTAATGATAAATATTTTTATCTAAAAAGGAATGCGGGTGAAAAAACATCGAAAATTTATTATAGATTAGGATTTAAGGGAAAAGAAGAGCTATTGTATGATCCTTCCTCTTTTGTCTCTTCTTATAAAGATGTAACGGATCATGAACAAAAGTTGGGGGCTATGCAAAAAGTTGAGCGAGTCTGA
- a CDS encoding transposase, with amino-acid sequence MNHYSDILNFFERRSTNASAESFNAKIKNFRLQLRGVKDKAFFLFRLAQLFA; translated from the coding sequence ATGAATCATTACAGCGACATCTTAAACTTTTTCGAAAGAAGAAGTACCAACGCTTCGGCAGAATCTTTTAATGCTAAAATTAAAAACTTCAGATTACAGCTTCGGGGAGTAAAAGACAAAGCGTTTTTCCTCTTCAGACTCGCTCAACTTTTTGCATAG
- a CDS encoding NUMOD4 domain-containing protein, with protein MKLPTELGDEYINNVLSNTLLIDLPDEEWELIKDFENYAISNYGRVKSLERAVINSYGRETLLPERIMKLQTNRYYNNYLKSHFYAVKCGLFSEGKSYGKSVARLVYYHFVEKFDMDDLSFLISFKDDNRFNVHFSNLEKLTVGKLHSKTLNTGRGKKGNYKQAVSQYTDDGKFVASYKNIYEASEALGIYPPHILSVLNKKKITSGKFLWFEKGYKPTEKDFIPKRKNKPEKILNTKLWETLEMPEIDENNPPACMNLSLQDLPGETWKPLPDLEENYLISNKGRIKRLNAWTQNTSKTFWQEQIISLSAYKSDNKKYFLRTRLSCNGKVYNIAITRMLYYCFIKEFDIKNRNLLVTNESDPHWDIDIAKLTLESSTKMLGERNKKLATQVRTVFNSKEIFNHSLWEKLGKPKIDKKNPPAIFDLSLEDLPDEEWKPLPGVEGKYAISNKGRVKRLSGWGSGILFFGEDQIVSLLATHDKYPKLYFNQRIKRVVNRRMLLRLLYFCFVKEFDLNDTTLRVISENEHLWEIDFSKLSLRPMAESFRKK; from the coding sequence ATGAAATTACCTACTGAATTAGGAGATGAATACATCAACAATGTTCTTTCCAATACTCTTCTGATAGATCTGCCGGATGAAGAGTGGGAACTGATTAAAGATTTTGAAAATTATGCAATTTCGAATTATGGCCGCGTAAAAAGCCTGGAGCGAGCTGTTATAAATTCCTATGGAAGAGAAACTCTCCTTCCCGAAAGAATTATGAAACTGCAGACTAACCGGTATTATAACAACTATTTGAAGTCTCACTTCTATGCTGTGAAATGCGGTCTTTTTTCCGAAGGAAAATCATATGGCAAATCAGTAGCGCGCCTTGTGTATTATCATTTTGTTGAAAAATTTGATATGGATGATCTTTCTTTTCTCATCTCTTTTAAAGATGACAACCGTTTTAATGTGCATTTCAGCAATCTGGAAAAGCTAACCGTGGGCAAACTTCATTCTAAGACACTGAATACCGGCAGAGGTAAGAAAGGGAATTATAAGCAGGCGGTCAGTCAATATACCGACGATGGAAAATTTGTAGCTTCTTATAAAAATATTTATGAAGCAAGTGAAGCTTTGGGTATTTATCCCCCGCATATTCTATCGGTACTCAACAAAAAAAAGATTACTTCAGGAAAGTTTTTATGGTTTGAGAAAGGATATAAACCAACCGAAAAAGATTTTATACCGAAACGAAAAAATAAGCCCGAAAAAATACTCAATACAAAACTTTGGGAAACGCTGGAGATGCCGGAAATTGATGAAAATAATCCACCGGCCTGCATGAATTTATCACTACAGGATCTTCCCGGTGAAACGTGGAAACCATTACCTGATCTCGAAGAAAATTATCTTATTTCCAATAAAGGAAGAATAAAGAGACTGAATGCCTGGACGCAGAATACAAGCAAGACTTTCTGGCAAGAGCAAATTATCTCGCTCTCTGCATACAAGTCTGATAATAAAAAATATTTTCTTCGTACCAGGTTAAGTTGTAATGGGAAAGTCTATAATATAGCAATTACCCGAATGCTTTACTATTGTTTTATTAAAGAATTCGATATTAAAAACAGAAATCTGCTGGTCACAAACGAAAGTGATCCTCACTGGGATATAGATATTGCGAAACTGACCTTAGAATCTTCTACTAAAATGCTTGGTGAAAGAAATAAAAAGCTTGCTACTCAGGTAAGGACTGTTTTTAATTCTAAAGAAATATTCAATCATTCTCTCTGGGAAAAATTAGGTAAACCCAAGATTGATAAAAAGAACCCACCTGCTATTTTCGACTTATCTTTAGAGGATCTACCAGATGAAGAGTGGAAACCACTACCTGGTGTAGAAGGTAAATATGCTATTTCAAACAAAGGGAGAGTAAAGAGGCTGAGCGGATGGGGATCCGGTATTCTCTTTTTTGGAGAAGATCAGATTGTTTCTCTCCTTGCAACACATGATAAATATCCCAAACTGTATTTCAATCAACGGATAAAAAGGGTTGTAAATAGAAGAATGCTTTTACGGTTGCTTTACTTTTGTTTTGTGAAAGAATTTGATTTGAATGATACAACCCTGCGTGTAATTAGTGAAAATGAGCACCTGTGGGAAATAGACTTTTCCAAGTTATCATTACGACCAATGGCAGAATCTTTTCGTAAAAAATAA
- a CDS encoding L,D-transpeptidase — protein sequence MKNISVKKAFLSTLLFSILLVSCKKEIEKISDTLKDTTPTNETAVVEQDSIKKDSVVQKESMPPAMQEDGFYNAFIFPKDKKLKDSLFSIFNKKYTEKERYAILALNRLDSKNKRNADTLVVPAKIDTTLMEYSPFPMQLDVLSGVKKFVIFSYPIQAYGVYSNGSLVKWGPTSMGKKTAKTKTGLTFANWKKQLAISTVSSEWKLPYNFNIFNLDGIGWHQYDLPGYPASHSCLRLLKNDAKWLYSYADTWVLNPGGATTKARGTAVMVFGDYKWGGRKPWRKLLDDPNSNNISVEEMTKMIEPNIEKILKEQDNREKVVDSIKAAKAQIEQMPQTAKTVVP from the coding sequence ATGAAAAACATATCTGTGAAGAAAGCATTTCTATCGACCTTACTATTCTCCATACTTTTAGTTTCCTGTAAAAAAGAAATTGAAAAAATAAGTGATACGTTAAAAGATACCACCCCGACGAATGAAACTGCAGTAGTGGAGCAGGACTCTATCAAAAAAGATTCGGTAGTACAAAAAGAATCCATGCCACCGGCGATGCAGGAGGATGGTTTTTACAATGCCTTCATCTTTCCTAAAGACAAAAAACTTAAAGACTCCCTGTTTTCTATATTTAATAAAAAATATACGGAAAAAGAGCGTTATGCTATTTTGGCGCTGAACAGACTTGATTCAAAAAATAAAAGGAATGCCGATACGTTGGTAGTCCCGGCTAAAATAGATACCACCCTCATGGAATATTCACCGTTTCCAATGCAGCTGGATGTATTAAGCGGAGTAAAAAAGTTTGTGATTTTTTCATATCCTATTCAGGCATATGGAGTATATTCTAATGGCAGCCTGGTTAAATGGGGCCCAACCAGTATGGGTAAGAAGACTGCAAAGACAAAAACAGGCTTAACATTTGCCAACTGGAAAAAGCAATTGGCTATTTCCACAGTAAGCAGCGAATGGAAACTTCCGTACAATTTTAATATCTTCAATTTAGACGGAATCGGATGGCATCAGTATGATCTTCCGGGATACCCTGCCTCACATTCTTGTTTAAGATTATTGAAAAATGATGCAAAATGGCTTTATTCCTATGCTGATACCTGGGTTCTGAATCCGGGAGGTGCCACCACGAAGGCGAGAGGTACTGCAGTAATGGTATTTGGAGATTATAAATGGGGAGGGAGAAAACCCTGGCGAAAATTACTGGATGATCCCAACTCAAACAATATCTCAGTAGAGGAAATGACAAAAATGATCGAACCCAATATTGAGAAAATACTGAAGGAGCAGGACAACAGAGAAAAAGTAGTGGATTCGATTAAGGCTGCCAAAGCCCAGATAGAACAGATGCCACAGACTGCAAAGACCGTAGTCCCCTGA
- a CDS encoding PDZ domain-containing protein: MKSLHFILFFFLSIFTSAQNSFEIKDVKKTVIPFKLINNLIFIPVNINGVNLTFLLDTGVAETLLFSLDNQEVKLSDVEKIKFSGLGGDLSIDGFKSENNVGKIGEHMINNSMTVFLILDQEFNISSHVGIPVNGVIGFHLFKNHPVSIDYSSEKITIYNDRELLKRRTKKFRELPVSIEKGKPYLYGDVEMTNEKKSSKLLIDLGNSDAIWLFPVLIKDFVYNRPNIEDFLGRGFNGDIYGKRSRIHHFYIGDFRFEKPLTAMPDEFSIQHVHMVEGRKGSVGGEIMRRFTVIFDYYGGMLYLRPNRNFDDPFHFNMSGLDFKQDGMQWQEDLVKIETVKADKATSEFSTAAERFQYKFVLKPVFSISGVRKDSPADKAGLKKDDQIIFINGTKTADMSLAKIMEIMKSYEGRSITMIIQRKTQQLTVKFQLEDPIPYQE, from the coding sequence ATGAAATCATTACATTTTATATTATTTTTTTTTCTGAGCATTTTCACCAGTGCGCAAAATTCATTTGAAATAAAAGATGTAAAGAAAACTGTTATTCCTTTTAAGTTAATTAATAATTTAATCTTTATTCCGGTTAATATCAATGGAGTTAACCTTACGTTTTTATTAGATACGGGCGTGGCAGAAACTTTACTTTTCAGTTTAGACAATCAGGAAGTAAAACTAAGTGATGTGGAAAAGATAAAATTTTCCGGACTGGGAGGAGATTTAAGTATTGACGGATTTAAATCTGAAAATAACGTAGGAAAGATCGGAGAGCATATGATCAATAATTCTATGACTGTTTTCCTTATCCTGGACCAGGAATTCAATATTTCTTCTCATGTAGGCATTCCTGTGAATGGAGTGATTGGCTTTCATCTGTTCAAAAATCATCCAGTTTCTATCGACTATTCTTCTGAAAAGATTACCATTTATAATGACCGGGAACTGTTGAAGCGAAGAACGAAAAAATTTCGTGAGCTTCCTGTGAGTATAGAAAAGGGGAAGCCTTACCTCTATGGTGACGTCGAAATGACCAATGAAAAAAAGAGTTCAAAATTACTAATAGACCTTGGAAACAGTGATGCGATATGGTTATTTCCCGTATTAATTAAAGATTTTGTTTATAATCGTCCGAATATCGAAGACTTCCTGGGAAGAGGGTTCAACGGCGACATCTATGGCAAAAGGAGCAGAATTCACCATTTTTATATTGGAGATTTTAGATTCGAAAAACCTCTGACTGCTATGCCCGATGAATTTTCTATTCAGCATGTCCATATGGTAGAAGGGAGAAAAGGTTCTGTCGGAGGCGAGATTATGCGCCGTTTTACCGTAATATTTGATTATTACGGGGGAATGCTATACCTTAGACCTAATCGGAATTTTGATGACCCTTTTCATTTCAATATGAGTGGTCTGGATTTTAAGCAGGACGGAATGCAATGGCAGGAAGATCTGGTTAAGATAGAGACCGTAAAAGCAGACAAGGCCACCAGTGAATTTTCTACTGCTGCTGAGAGGTTTCAGTATAAGTTTGTGCTCAAACCGGTATTTTCAATTTCCGGAGTCCGTAAAGATTCTCCAGCTGACAAAGCAGGCTTAAAGAAAGATGATCAGATTATTTTTATTAATGGCACCAAAACTGCAGATATGAGTTTAGCAAAAATTATGGAAATAATGAAATCTTACGAAGGAAGGAGTATTACCATGATCATACAGAGAAAAACACAGCAGCTGACGGTAAAATTTCAGCTGGAAGATCCAATACCTTATCAGGAATAA